TCGCCACCTGATAATTGAATTGTACAGGTTCTTCACATCTTCGTCAATTGAAGTTTTGGCACCACCTCTTAGATGTGATACGtaagaatataaaaaatttaaaacttgCTCCTTGGATGGATATTCTTGAGGTTCACATTTATGTGGTGTGTCACAGTTATAATTATGCATCCATTCACTTAAATGGTTAGCTAAATCGAAAGCCGCAGGATTGGCACCTGCATACTCAAAATCAATGACAATAagtttattatcttcaattttatcttctttCGAAGGATTAATTATTTCATGTAGTGATATATTAGATGCTGAAGGGAATAAAGAACttattgaagatgaagaattttGTGCAACAGGTGTGTAATCTCCGCTATCTGGTGTTTCGCACATTGGAGAACTAAATAACAAGTTACCATATTGGGTGTCGTTATGGCAGAAGACCAATTTTTCAGAAGTCTTACTATAATTTGGATCTAACAACCACATCTCGTAACGTGAAACTACCTTTTTAAACGTATCCCAATCCTTTGCTTGGATAATATCTGTGacatttgatttttctgTTAACCATGTTGCTCCAACATCTTCAATAACACTGATCCATTTGTCAATCAACTTTAAAGATACAGGTCTGCTACCTCTTTCCGATCTTAATAGAGGTACACCGGTGTGTAATTCCTTCATTCTACGTGCAATTCTTTGAGAGATCCTCCAACTTCTCACATCGTTCTTCTTTAAAGTCTGTGAATTTTCCAGGAACTGTTCAAATCTGCCATTTTCAAAACAACCATATAATGAAGGCCCGATATGGTGTTGAGATAATCTGGCGAGTTTTTGCAATTCATACTCCCTATCTATAATTGTATCGTTGTTACTACCGTATACGCGAAGCAATAATGACGGTAATCTTGGGTATGCTACTTTAAAAATCATATTTGTCATAGCACCGGTAATTTGCGTCAACTTCAAATTATCAACATCAATGGTATTTTTACCCAAAGAACCTCTCAGATGCCATTTCGGGATTCTCAACGAATCAATAATCGTTAAGATATCTTTCTTTAAGTAGTCTCTTGGTAGTGTAGGATCTAATGTGACTTTAACGAACGGTACCTCAAGTGCTTCACTGGCACCGGAACTGCCAGAATCTCCTTGTAACTTCAAATACTGTAACTTTGACGAGAGAGACCCCATCGAATCCCTAGAATCAGGATTCTCTGTTTCGTTATCACTATGATTCGAATACGTCGACGGCGAAGCAGTCGAAGAATAGTCATCATCCGACTCAATATTGATGGTACGAATAGAACGCGTAGGCCCACTTAGAATAGTTAATGAATCCCGTCTAGACTTATTCCCAGACTGCGATCTCGACCTAGACGCACCACGATAACTTCTTGCAACATTTCCAATGGAACGAGTCCTTGGTTCTCTTTCATTTGTGTCTTTTGGCATCGTAACACCTGACCTCTATTCTTCTGTTATCCTTGAATGAAACCTTCTGTTTTCTCTCCACGACACAACAACTCGAGTAACTTAGATTGATATTTCCATGAACAACATTAAATAACAGAACCTAAATCACAAACTGGCTGATATGCTACTCGCTCCTCTACCAAGATCCAAACAACACTCCCCattaaaataacaatagCATTGTGAACCCAgattatattgaaatcGTTCACTGATGAACTTTTGAAGGATTGATTATAGAATTTTTTCGATGCAACAGTAAGAATTGGCCGCATAAATCGGGAAAAACAGTTGCCGACTTGGTATGCCTTTGTGTTTGgtgaaataaataaacagCCAGACAGTCAGGCAAGAGACACTAGTGAGAGAAGGTCGATGCTTTTGGAACTTATTCAATGGTTGTGATGGTTTGTTGCTAAAGGTTTTGGTTGTATGGAGGGGAGGGAGGTTCTTGAGGAATTTGAAATCGTGTTTCCATTGGTATTTCTTGTGGAACTGAGCGCCGTAACTTAGGCTCATTGTCTTGGAAGAGAGTAATGAGATTATGGATTTGTTGAGAGATAACTATAGTGACAGTGACAGGGACAGTGACGACGAGGAGAAACGCGCACAAGATTCCGACGTGGTTGTTCCAGAGTTATCGGAAGCCGTTttagataaatataatattgcaCCCAGTGTCTCGCGCTTGTACAGTCGAAGAGATAGTCAAGGAATGTTCAATggttttattaatatacaATACAGGACGTCGACGGAGATGAGGATGAAATTGTTGCATAACATTGTGAAAATCAATTCCAAGTGTAATACGAAGCTGGAGCCGTTGTTCTTTACTGAGCTGGGCTCGCCGGCTGTTCTACATATATCCTTATCGCAGaatcttttctttcaatcTCAAGAACAAAGGAACTCGTTCTATCGGCTGCTCGAGCAGAAAATACACACTGCAGAAATCCGTCCATTCGACGTCAAGTTTGATGCTAGACCAATCTGGTTTGCTCCGCTGGACACCAAGAGAAAAACGCTGTTTTTGGTTTACAAAGTGGAAGACTTGATATTGGAATCGAAATTTAAGCCTCTGCAAAACTGTATCAACAGATCTTTGAGAGAGATTTTCCCCGACAAGAGGATTAAAGAGTTTGAAGTCAGCTTGAATAATCTACACATGTCAATCGCTAAAATGCTGGACACTCCAGACACACTCATACGTAAATACAACAAGAAGACAATGGATCCATTCTTAGACCCAGATGAACATGCCGAAGAATTCATGGTTCTGCCGTCCTTCACCGTCAAACAAATAAAGTGCGACGTTAATAGGAAAGTCATTAATATAAAGTTGCTGCATCCTCAGACTTGAGAGGAACCAGACCTTGTCCATCCAAGAAGCAGACAATCACCATTGAGTATACCCATTGCCTTAACTCAGGTCATCGCAACCCCAGCCTGTCAAAGTACTTCTATTCGTGGTCACATGACATGATTCCCCTTTTTGGCAACACAGTTTGAGTTGTTTCCTCATTCGGAAACATGTAAATAGAAAACCGAAATCGTTTTCTCTCGAGAAGAGATGCCTGAAACTTTTCATGAAGACAGTGTGAACAACAGTTAGTAAGGACATCAGGGAATCCCATGCATGTATTGCTAATCAATTGCAGGATGTGGATTGTTTATGTTCAGATTGTTTATAGTAATTGGCATGTTTTTTCTATTTCCTTAACTCCAAATATAAGTATCACACTTAGCTGTcacttttgaaaattcggttacagatatatatatttacacacatatatatacataagTGTTTGTAGTTGTACTGCTTTAGAATCAACAACATAGACACCTTCATAAGGAATACTGGTGAGATCAGCTTTCTAGCACTCTATTTGAGACCCATCTGGTTGCGAAACAAAACTAACTGATATTATGGAGTTTGGCGCTTTTTCTGACAATTGGGTAAATAACCAATCTGAATTATTTGGTCTAGGTAATTATTGTGTGCCTAAGGGAAATGATAGCCAGCAATCGAAACCTAAAactaaaaagaaataccCAAGTTCATTGAGTGCAGCTAATATGGACAACGATTTGGGAAATGGAATGCTATCGCCAAGCTTGGACGAGTTTAATGTGCTCATGGCCCCAACTCCAAAGGATAGTGAAAGGGATTTGAATGATATCAATTGggatcaattgaatttggATTTTTCTCCATTTCAAAAGACTTTAAAGGATTTTTCAGTAAACCAACATCCACAACAAGGCAAGAGAGTGATTAGTGGTACCGC
The nucleotide sequence above comes from Tetrapisispora phaffii CBS 4417 chromosome 3, complete genome. Encoded proteins:
- the TPHA0C00780 gene encoding choline/ethanolamine kinase (similar to Saccharomyces cerevisiae EKI1 (YDR147W) and CKI1 (YLR133W); ancestral locus Anc_8.328), whose translation is MPKDTNEREPRTRSIGNVARSYRGASRSRSQSGNKSRRDSLTILSGPTRSIRTINIESDDDYSSTASPSTYSNHSDNETENPDSRDSMGSLSSKLQYLKLQGDSGSSGASEALEVPFVKVTLDPTLPRDYLKKDILTIIDSLRIPKWHLRGSLGKNTIDVDNLKLTQITGAMTNMIFKVAYPRLPSLLLRVYGSNNDTIIDREYELQKLARLSQHHIGPSLYGCFENGRFEQFLENSQTLKKNDVRSWRISQRIARRMKELHTGVPLLRSERGSRPVSLKLIDKWISVIEDVGATWLTEKSNVTDIIQAKDWDTFKKVVSRYEMWLLDPNYSKTSEKLVFCHNDTQYGNLLFSSPMCETPDSGDYTPVAQNSSSSISSLFPSASNISLHEIINPSKEDKIEDNKLIVIDFEYAGANPAAFDLANHLSEWMHNYNCDTPHKCEPQEYPSKEQVLNFLYSYVSHLRGGAKTSIDEDVKNLYNSIIRWRAAAQLFWSIWAVIQSGKLVKENTTIVNKEEIGPGGEKYIIKTEELDDGLVKEESIQSEEIESLTGVDIGSFDYLSFCRHKIALFWSDMIQLGLANKEDCTIQEAISLDTKFL
- the USB1 gene encoding phosphoric diester hydrolase (similar to Saccharomyces cerevisiae YLR132C; ancestral locus Anc_8.327), whose protein sequence is MDLLRDNYSDSDRDSDDEEKRAQDSDVVVPELSEAVLDKYNIAPSVSRLYSRRDSQGMFNGFINIQYRTSTEMRMKLLHNIVKINSKCNTKLEPLFFTELGSPAVLHISLSQNLFFQSQEQRNSFYRLLEQKIHTAEIRPFDVKFDARPIWFAPLDTKRKTLFLVYKVEDLILESKFKPLQNCINRSLREIFPDKRIKEFEVSLNNLHMSIAKMLDTPDTLIRKYNKKTMDPFLDPDEHAEEFMVLPSFTVKQIKCDVNRKVINIKLLHPQT